The following proteins are encoded in a genomic region of [Eubacterium] hominis:
- a CDS encoding DNA primase, producing the protein MNVFEAVKQSVTTRQAAEHYGIHVGRNGMACCPFHNDKTPSMKLDRRYHCFGCGADGDVIDFTAALYGLGKKEAAVQLAQDFGLSYEDWKPPGKAKKPKPRQKSPEEQFQEAKNRCFRILADYLHLLRAWRKEYAPHSPEEAFHPRFVEALQKQDQVEYLLDVLLFGETEEKAALITDYGKDVIQLEQRMAELAAAAAARTKKHHERHAAAPEH; encoded by the coding sequence TTGAATGTATTTGAAGCTGTGAAGCAGTCCGTCACAACAAGACAGGCTGCGGAGCATTATGGAATCCATGTAGGTCGGAACGGGATGGCTTGCTGCCCGTTCCATAACGATAAAACCCCAAGCATGAAGCTGGATCGGCGTTACCACTGCTTCGGCTGCGGTGCTGATGGGGATGTGATTGATTTTACCGCCGCCCTGTATGGGCTGGGAAAGAAAGAAGCCGCCGTACAACTGGCACAGGACTTCGGGCTTTCCTATGAGGACTGGAAACCGCCGGGAAAGGCAAAAAAGCCCAAGCCCCGGCAGAAATCCCCGGAGGAACAGTTTCAGGAAGCAAAAAACCGTTGCTTCCGTATCCTTGCCGATTATCTCCACCTGCTCCGGGCATGGAGAAAGGAATATGCCCCGCACTCCCCGGAGGAAGCCTTTCATCCCCGGTTTGTGGAAGCCTTACAGAAGCAAGACCAAGTGGAATATCTGCTGGATGTGCTGCTCTTTGGGGAAACGGAGGAAAAAGCGGCTTTGATTACGGACTACGGAAAGGATGTGATACAGCTTGAACAGCGAATGGCAGAACTTGCAGCCGCAGCCGCAGCAAGAACTAAAAAACACCATGAACGCCATGCAGCCGCCCCAGAGCATTGA
- a CDS encoding virulence-associated protein E has product MNAMQPPQSIEEIKAGLETTEKGGVRQSIRNCLTVFQRDPLLSGAIAYNILTDRKDIIKPIGFHRESTALNDTDMKYLLLYLEETYGLTNEKKIDNAIGIVANENKYHPIRDYLSALVWDGTERIRFCLRHFLGADADDYTYEALKLFLLGAISRAFQPGCKFEIMLCLVGGQGAGKSTFFRLLAVRDEWFSDDLRKLDDDNVYRKLQGHWIIEMSEMMATANAKSIEEIKSFLSRQKEVYKIPYETHPADRPRQCVFGGTSNALDFLPLDRSGNRRFIPVMVYPEQAEVHILEDEAASRAYIEQMWAEAMEIYRSGRFKLAFSPAMQRYLKEHQRDFMPEDTKAGMIQAYLDKYTGSMVCSKQLYKEALNHAFDEPKQWEIREINEIMNQCIDRWRYFPNPRMFSEYGRQKGWERENPATDSGNPSEKTMDGFVEVTEQMELPF; this is encoded by the coding sequence ATGAACGCCATGCAGCCGCCCCAGAGCATTGAGGAAATCAAGGCGGGGCTGGAAACCACCGAGAAAGGCGGTGTCCGTCAGAGCATACGGAACTGCCTGACCGTATTCCAGCGTGACCCGCTGCTTTCCGGGGCTATCGCATACAACATCCTGACTGACCGCAAGGACATCATAAAGCCCATCGGTTTTCACAGGGAAAGCACCGCCCTGAACGATACGGACATGAAGTATCTGCTTCTTTATCTGGAAGAAACCTACGGGCTTACCAATGAGAAAAAGATTGATAATGCCATCGGGATTGTGGCGAATGAAAACAAGTACCATCCCATCCGGGACTATTTAAGCGCCCTTGTGTGGGACGGTACAGAACGAATCCGTTTCTGCCTGCGGCACTTTCTGGGGGCTGACGCAGACGATTACACCTATGAAGCGTTGAAGCTGTTCCTGCTGGGTGCAATCTCACGAGCCTTTCAGCCGGGGTGCAAGTTTGAAATCATGCTTTGTCTGGTAGGCGGTCAGGGGGCTGGAAAGTCCACATTCTTCCGTCTGCTGGCAGTCCGGGACGAGTGGTTCTCCGATGATTTGCGGAAGCTGGACGATGACAATGTGTACCGCAAGCTGCAAGGTCACTGGATTATCGAAATGTCGGAAATGATGGCAACCGCCAACGCCAAGAGCATTGAGGAAATCAAGTCATTTTTAAGCCGACAGAAAGAGGTTTACAAGATACCCTATGAAACCCACCCGGCAGACCGCCCCCGCCAGTGCGTGTTTGGCGGCACTTCCAATGCTCTTGACTTCCTGCCCCTTGACCGTTCCGGCAACCGCCGCTTTATCCCCGTCATGGTGTACCCGGAGCAAGCCGAGGTTCACATTTTGGAGGACGAAGCTGCTTCCAGAGCCTATATTGAGCAGATGTGGGCGGAAGCGATGGAGATTTACCGAAGCGGCAGGTTCAAGCTGGCTTTCAGCCCCGCCATGCAGCGGTATCTCAAAGAACACCAGCGGGATTTTATGCCGGAGGACACCAAAGCCGGGATGATACAGGCGTATCTTGATAAGTACACAGGGAGTATGGTCTGTTCCAAGCAGCTCTACAAGGAAGCCTTGAACCATGCCTTTGACGAGCCGAAGCAATGGGAAATCCGGGAAATCAACGAGATTATGAACCAGTGCATTGACCGCTGGCGGTACTTCCCGAACCCAAGAATGTTTTCCGAATATGGCAGACAAAAGGGCTGGGAGCGTGAAAACCCGGCAACGGACTCCGGCAACCCGTCTGAAAAAACGATGGACGGTTTTGTGGAGGTCACAGAACAGATGGAGCTTCCATTCTGA
- a CDS encoding MobA/MobL family protein: MPCPHNEITIVQRSQRQSAVAAAAYQSGEKLFCEYDQQVKHYPEKRGIVHNEILLPANAPPEYADRNTLWNAAEAVEKQWNSQLARRWVLTIPREIPPDQYAVLVREFCQQQFVSKGMIVDFAIHDPHPPGHNPHAHVLLTMRAIDEHGKWLPKSRKVYDLDESGERIKLPSGRWKSHKEDTVDWNDQKYCEIWRHEWEVIQNRYLEANDRPERVDLRSYARQGLDIIPTVHEGAAVQQMEKRGIQTNIGNLNREIKAANRLMKSIRQLIQNLKGWITELGEKRKELLAQKAAEEATLLPNLLMKYMEIRKEERKDWTRAGQNRGTSQDLKAVSEALSYLRQKGLSTVEDLEAFLESSGKSAADYRNQMKPKEARSKVIDGILASRTDCKECKPVYEKYQKMFFKKTKEKFKQEHPEVARYEKAAAYLAKHPDDKDSTQNELQEEQEKLLSEIAELKEPLTEVQADLKKLRDIRYWVRKATPGTEESKEPPKKQPIKEVLQDKADEKKAQRTVPAQTKHKQQDMEL; this comes from the coding sequence ATGCCCTGTCCACACAACGAAATCACGATTGTTCAGCGCAGCCAGCGGCAGTCTGCGGTTGCCGCCGCTGCTTACCAGAGTGGCGAAAAGCTGTTCTGTGAATACGACCAGCAAGTGAAGCACTACCCGGAAAAGCGTGGTATCGTCCACAATGAGATTCTGCTCCCAGCAAATGCCCCGCCGGAGTATGCAGACCGTAATACCTTATGGAACGCCGCCGAAGCGGTGGAGAAGCAATGGAACTCCCAGCTTGCAAGGCGGTGGGTGCTTACCATCCCCAGAGAGATACCGCCTGACCAGTACGCTGTCCTTGTCCGAGAGTTTTGCCAGCAGCAGTTTGTTTCCAAAGGCATGATCGTTGACTTTGCCATCCACGACCCCCATCCGCCGGGACACAATCCCCACGCCCATGTCTTGCTCACTATGAGGGCAATAGACGAACATGGGAAATGGCTTCCCAAGAGCCGCAAGGTTTATGACCTTGATGAAAGCGGAGAACGGATAAAACTTCCGTCCGGCAGGTGGAAAAGCCACAAGGAGGATACGGTTGACTGGAACGACCAGAAATATTGTGAAATCTGGCGGCATGAATGGGAAGTAATCCAGAACCGCTATCTGGAAGCCAATGACCGCCCGGAGCGTGTGGACTTGCGTTCCTATGCCAGACAGGGGCTTGATATTATCCCTACTGTCCATGAGGGGGCTGCTGTCCAGCAGATGGAAAAGCGTGGTATCCAGACAAATATCGGCAACCTGAACCGGGAAATCAAAGCTGCCAACCGCCTAATGAAGTCCATCCGGCAGCTTATCCAAAACCTCAAAGGCTGGATTACCGAACTGGGAGAAAAACGGAAGGAGCTGCTTGCACAAAAAGCGGCGGAGGAAGCGACACTTCTTCCCAATCTGCTGATGAAGTATATGGAGATACGAAAGGAAGAACGGAAGGACTGGACGAGGGCTGGACAGAACCGGGGGACTTCACAGGACTTAAAGGCAGTCAGCGAAGCCCTATCCTATCTCCGGCAAAAGGGGCTTTCCACTGTGGAGGACTTAGAAGCATTTCTGGAATCTTCCGGGAAATCAGCCGCAGATTACCGCAATCAGATGAAGCCAAAGGAAGCCCGCAGCAAAGTGATTGACGGGATTCTTGCCAGCCGGACAGACTGCAAGGAATGTAAGCCTGTCTATGAGAAGTACCAGAAGATGTTTTTTAAGAAAACAAAGGAGAAATTCAAACAGGAACACCCGGAGGTTGCCCGGTATGAGAAAGCCGCCGCCTACCTTGCCAAGCACCCGGACGATAAGGACAGTACCCAAAATGAGCTGCAAGAGGAGCAGGAAAAACTTCTCAGCGAAATCGCAGAGCTGAAAGAACCTTTGACCGAGGTACAGGCTGATTTGAAGAAGTTGCGGGACATCCGCTACTGGGTACGGAAAGCTACACCCGGCACAGAAGAAAGCAAAGAGCCGCCCAAGAAGCAGCCTATCAAGGAAGTCTTGCAGGATAAGGCTGACGAGAAAAAAGCACAAAGAACTGTCCCGGCACAGACGAAACACAAACAACAGGATATGGAACTTTAA
- a CDS encoding site-specific DNA-methyltransferase, whose amino-acid sequence MAEHSTLGQNVPKSPAPPEGLFLMDGIEGLRSLPQHSVDMLLTDPPYGTTRNFWDVPLPLPELWEAVRWAVKPEGAVLFFAQCPYDKVLGASNLPMLRYEWVWYKSRCTGFLNARRAPLKRTENILVFYQKLPYYDPQFEQGKPYKKTADRGGNSPNYGKFVRSGGGSEDGLRFPGNLLTFPSVQRTVHPTQKPVELCEYFIKTYTRPGEVVADICAGSGTTAVAAVNTGRRFICFETAPAFYAPATERIRLAQAAAEAGEKGV is encoded by the coding sequence ATGGCAGAACATTCAACCTTGGGACAAAATGTCCCGAAGTCCCCGGCTCCCCCGGAGGGGCTGTTCCTTATGGACGGCATCGAGGGCCTGCGCTCCCTGCCCCAACACTCGGTTGATATGCTCTTGACCGATCCGCCCTATGGCACGACCCGCAACTTTTGGGATGTGCCCCTGCCGCTCCCGGAGCTTTGGGAGGCGGTGCGCTGGGCGGTCAAGCCGGAGGGTGCGGTGCTGTTCTTTGCTCAATGCCCCTATGATAAGGTGTTGGGGGCCTCCAACCTCCCTATGCTCCGCTATGAGTGGGTATGGTACAAGAGCCGGTGTACTGGCTTTCTCAACGCAAGGCGGGCCCCCTTGAAACGGACGGAGAACATTCTGGTATTCTATCAAAAGCTCCCCTATTACGATCCGCAGTTCGAGCAGGGCAAGCCCTATAAGAAAACCGCTGACCGGGGCGGCAACAGCCCCAACTATGGAAAATTTGTCCGTTCCGGCGGCGGCTCCGAGGACGGCCTGCGCTTTCCCGGAAACCTGCTGACATTCCCATCGGTACAGCGCACCGTCCACCCCACGCAAAAGCCCGTGGAGCTGTGCGAGTATTTCATCAAGACCTACACCCGCCCCGGCGAGGTGGTGGCGGACATCTGCGCGGGCTCCGGCACAACTGCCGTGGCCGCCGTCAACACGGGCCGCCGCTTTATCTGCTTTGAAACCGCCCCGGCCTTTTACGCCCCGGCCACGGAGCGCATCCGGCTGGCGCAGGCGGCTGCGGAGGCCGGGGAGAAAGGAGTCTGA
- a CDS encoding DUF3847 domain-containing protein produces MPDTSKLEKLNQKLEKSEKKLRKAINDEKALQHQLKQLTRKERTHRLCTRGGMLESFLQEPERLTDDDVMLLLKLIFHRQDTQELLKKLLERKKPETP; encoded by the coding sequence TTGCCTGATACCTCAAAGCTGGAAAAGCTAAACCAGAAGCTGGAGAAAAGCGAAAAGAAACTGCGGAAAGCCATCAATGATGAAAAGGCATTGCAGCACCAGTTAAAGCAGCTTACCCGAAAGGAACGGACGCACCGGCTCTGTACCCGTGGCGGTATGCTGGAAAGTTTTCTGCAAGAGCCGGAACGCCTGACAGATGATGATGTCATGCTGTTATTGAAACTCATTTTTCACAGGCAGGACACGCAGGAACTATTGAAAAAACTGCTGGAACGGAAGAAGCCGGAAACCCCTTAG
- a CDS encoding PrgI family protein — MPYVNVPNDLSKIKTKMAFNLTKRQLVCFGGAAAVGIPSYLLARSSIGNTGAMFLMLAVMLPAFLLAMYERDGLPFEKVIRNIIRARFLRPGARLYQTQNLYAPFTLRGSVGKEDAIATSKKANTQARPRRKG, encoded by the coding sequence ATGCCCTATGTAAATGTACCCAACGACTTATCCAAAATCAAAACGAAAATGGCCTTTAACCTAACCAAACGCCAGCTTGTCTGCTTTGGCGGCGCGGCGGCGGTGGGTATCCCCTCCTATCTGCTGGCCCGCAGCTCTATCGGCAACACCGGGGCCATGTTCCTTATGCTGGCCGTTATGCTCCCGGCGTTTTTGCTGGCGATGTATGAGCGTGACGGGCTCCCCTTTGAAAAGGTGATTAGAAATATCATCCGGGCCCGTTTCCTGCGGCCCGGCGCGAGGCTCTATCAGACGCAGAATTTATACGCCCCGTTTACCCTGCGGGGCTCCGTGGGAAAGGAGGATGCGATTGCAACAAGCAAAAAAGCAAACACCCAGGCGCGGCCCCGCCGCAAAGGGTAA
- a CDS encoding DeoR family transcriptional regulator, with product MNFEFMTIDTPLPPCMPFPRALTGFPVSSTAKVMYCRMLDAMLSKGQEDENGILFVCFPVTAIAAVLSRSSMTVKRSLNELETAGLIMRVRQGVGEPNRIYVLIPGKEDAALA from the coding sequence ATGAATTTTGAATTTATGACGATAGACACACCATTGCCGCCCTGTATGCCCTTTCCCAGAGCGTTGACAGGATTTCCAGTCAGCAGCACCGCAAAGGTCATGTACTGCCGGATGTTGGACGCTATGCTATCCAAAGGGCAGGAGGACGAAAACGGAATCCTGTTTGTCTGCTTCCCTGTTACAGCCATTGCCGCAGTCTTGTCCCGCAGCTCTATGACGGTCAAGCGTTCTCTGAATGAACTGGAAACCGCCGGACTTATCATGCGGGTGCGTCAGGGCGTTGGAGAACCAAACAGGATTTATGTGCTGATACCGGGAAAGGAGGACGCTGCCCTTGCCTGA
- a CDS encoding recombinase family protein, whose product MAMMNEMEYRTIGSALAGGYRAAVYCRLSKDDDLQGESASIANQRDMLEKYCEKQGWEVVAVYQDDGFTGLNMERPDLQRMLRAIERRQINLVITKDLSRLGRNYLQTGHLIEDFFPRNGVRYIAMNDGIDTLRDNNDIAPFKNILNEMYSKDISKKVHSSYLLKAQKGQFTGCLAPFGYRKDPEDKNHLLIDEETAPIVRLIFGYALNGHGPNYIRRRLEEEKIPCPTWWNRERGLRNTRTKWEKKDPEKGRYMWDFSVIKDLLMNPVYTGAIASQKKDYRFKIGTIGEKKPEDWIVVEGQHEPLIDRMSFDIVQNKLKSRQRPGQTNEISLFAGLIKCGECGKSLTIRYTNAKHPQQIYSCKTYNAFGKNHCTQHRIDYDTLCSHVLRKIRECARAALMDGEAVADRLTNTCETEQREQREAMERSLTRDEERIEVLDKMVMRLYEDMIAGRISEQNFNTMLEKTQTEQTELKTKVSEGRKRLSDEVQLANDAKQWVEAIQEYANITELDAATLNRLIKEIVVHERIDEDKTRHISIEIHFNLKPIPEVEQVTA is encoded by the coding sequence ATGGCTATGATGAACGAAATGGAATACAGAACAATCGGTTCGGCACTTGCCGGAGGGTATCGTGCAGCGGTCTATTGCAGGCTGTCAAAGGACGATGACCTGCAAGGCGAAAGTGCCAGTATCGCAAACCAGCGTGATATGCTGGAAAAATACTGCGAAAAGCAGGGATGGGAGGTTGTGGCAGTCTATCAGGATGATGGCTTCACAGGTCTTAACATGGAGCGTCCTGATTTACAGAGAATGTTGAGAGCCATTGAGCGCAGGCAGATCAACCTTGTCATCACGAAAGACCTCAGCCGACTGGGGCGTAACTATCTGCAAACCGGGCATTTGATTGAGGACTTTTTCCCAAGAAACGGTGTCCGCTATATCGCCATGAATGACGGTATCGACACCCTGCGGGATAACAACGATATTGCCCCGTTCAAGAATATCCTGAACGAGATGTACAGCAAGGATATTTCCAAGAAAGTCCATTCCTCTTATCTTCTGAAAGCGCAGAAAGGACAGTTTACCGGGTGTCTTGCCCCGTTTGGGTATCGGAAAGACCCGGAGGACAAAAACCATCTGCTCATTGACGAGGAAACCGCCCCGATTGTGCGACTGATTTTCGGATATGCCCTGAACGGTCATGGTCCGAACTATATCCGCAGACGGCTGGAGGAAGAAAAAATCCCCTGCCCCACATGGTGGAACCGGGAACGGGGGCTTCGCAATACCCGCACCAAATGGGAAAAGAAAGACCCAGAAAAAGGACGGTATATGTGGGACTTCTCCGTTATCAAAGACCTTTTGATGAATCCCGTCTACACCGGGGCGATTGCTTCCCAGAAAAAAGACTACCGTTTCAAAATCGGCACGATTGGGGAAAAGAAGCCGGAGGATTGGATTGTGGTGGAGGGACAGCATGAACCGCTGATTGACCGCATGAGCTTTGACATTGTGCAGAACAAGCTGAAATCTCGCCAGCGTCCGGGGCAGACCAATGAAATCAGCCTGTTTGCCGGACTGATAAAATGCGGCGAGTGTGGGAAGTCGCTGACGATACGCTACACAAACGCAAAACATCCCCAGCAGATTTATTCCTGCAAGACCTACAATGCCTTTGGAAAGAACCACTGCACCCAGCACCGGATTGACTATGACACCCTTTGCAGCCATGTGCTGCGGAAAATCAGGGAATGTGCCAGAGCTGCCCTGATGGACGGGGAAGCGGTTGCCGACCGCCTGACCAATACCTGTGAAACCGAGCAGCGGGAACAGCGGGAAGCAATGGAACGCTCCCTCACAAGGGACGAGGAACGGATTGAGGTTCTGGACAAAATGGTCATGCGGCTTTATGAGGATATGATTGCAGGGCGTATCAGTGAGCAGAATTTCAACACCATGCTGGAAAAGACACAGACCGAGCAGACGGAGCTTAAAACAAAAGTGTCCGAGGGCAGAAAGCGGCTGTCCGATGAAGTCCAGCTTGCCAATGACGCAAAACAATGGGTGGAAGCCATTCAGGAATACGCCAACATCACAGAGCTGGACGCAGCCACCCTCAACCGCTTAATCAAAGAAATCGTCGTGCATGAGCGCATTGACGAAGATAAAACAAGACACATTTCTATCGAAATTCATTTTAATCTCAAACCCATCCCGGAGGTGGAACAGGTCACTGCCTGA
- a CDS encoding DNA methyltransferase — protein MTIGNYSIIYADPPWRYSAKNVQGAAENHYPTMGIEELCALPVADLAAPDSALFLWATFPQLPEALRLIKAWGFTYKTVAFVWLKKNKKADSWFYGLGFWTRGNAEICLLATRGHPKRQATNIHQFIISPVEAHSKKPDEARDKIVSLLGDLPRVELFARQTPPGWDVWGNEVESTVPDFGTLCPKVGGPKGGLSCPM, from the coding sequence CTGACTATCGGAAACTATTCTATCATCTACGCCGATCCGCCCTGGCGGTATTCTGCAAAGAACGTACAGGGGGCGGCGGAAAATCACTACCCCACAATGGGGATCGAGGAGCTATGTGCGCTCCCGGTGGCTGATCTGGCGGCCCCGGACAGCGCACTTTTTTTGTGGGCCACGTTCCCGCAGTTGCCGGAGGCCCTGCGGCTCATTAAGGCGTGGGGCTTCACTTATAAAACCGTGGCTTTTGTCTGGCTGAAGAAAAACAAAAAGGCGGACAGTTGGTTTTACGGCCTGGGCTTCTGGACGCGGGGCAACGCGGAAATCTGCCTGCTGGCGACCAGGGGCCATCCCAAACGGCAGGCCACGAATATCCATCAGTTTATCATTTCCCCCGTTGAAGCCCACAGCAAAAAGCCGGACGAGGCCCGCGACAAGATTGTTTCCCTCCTGGGCGACCTGCCCCGCGTGGAGCTCTTTGCGAGACAGACCCCGCCCGGCTGGGACGTGTGGGGAAACGAGGTGGAGAGCACCGTCCCGGACTTCGGGACACTTTGTCCCAAGGTGGGCGGCCCGAAAGGAGGTCTTTCATGCCCTATGTAA
- a CDS encoding VirB4 family type IV secretion system protein — protein MLPDGVCQLPGGLYTKTVEYEDINYSVASTEDQTAIFSGWSSFLNYFDSSLPFQLSFINRRSHSRSRYKVNIPQAEDDFNSVRAEFTGMLKNQIARSNNGIERSKYITFGIPAESLDEARPRLERVEADVMSNFKRLGVPSEPMDGRARLALLHGQMHPGSREPFRFSWGDIAKTGLGTKDFIAPDSFDFRQPRLFRMGQYWGAASYLQILASELSDKLLAEILELDAEMTVTLHIQTVDQLKAIKTIKGKISDIGKMKVEEQRKAVRAGYDPDILPPDLITFSKDAAELLADLQSRNERMFLLTFTVVNLAPTRQRLENDIFTVGGIAQKYNCTLKRLDWQQEQGFVSSLALGGNEVEIQRGMTTSSTAIFIPFMTRELRMAGPSLYYGMNALSHNVIMADRKKLKSANGLYLGSTGSGKSFAAKRELLNVFLTIPQDRIIIVDPMGEYAPLVRRLGGQVIEIAPDSPNHINPMDIQMGGNDEDSPLSMKADFLLSLCELVVGGKEGLQPIEKTVIDRCVRLVYRDLALGVGDGRMPLLQDLYEELLKQPEPEARRVATALELYCTGSLNLFNHPTNVKTDCRVVCIVLKGMGDNLRKIAMHVTNEFVNSSVNTNYQSGISTWCYFDEFHVLLRDQLTASYFVSIWQMLRKRGCVPSALTQNVKHLLASPEIQNILDNTDFMILLSQAQSDRAILAKQLGISEHQLSYITHSNSGEGLLFYGNVTIPFMDRFPRGEIYDLLTTRPEDLKDGAAG, from the coding sequence ATGCTCCCGGACGGCGTGTGCCAGCTCCCCGGCGGGCTCTATACAAAAACCGTGGAATATGAGGACATCAATTATTCTGTGGCAAGCACCGAGGATCAGACGGCTATCTTTAGCGGCTGGAGCTCATTCCTCAATTACTTTGACAGCTCTCTGCCGTTCCAGCTTTCTTTCATTAACCGCCGTTCCCACTCCCGGAGCCGCTACAAGGTGAACATTCCCCAGGCCGAGGATGACTTTAACAGCGTCCGGGCCGAGTTTACCGGGATGCTGAAAAATCAGATTGCCCGGTCAAACAATGGGATTGAACGCTCAAAATATATTACCTTTGGCATCCCGGCGGAAAGTCTGGACGAGGCGCGGCCCCGGCTGGAGCGCGTGGAGGCGGACGTTATGAGCAACTTTAAGCGGCTGGGCGTGCCCTCCGAGCCTATGGACGGGCGGGCGCGTCTGGCCCTGCTTCACGGCCAGATGCATCCTGGGAGCCGGGAGCCGTTCCGCTTCTCCTGGGGGGATATTGCAAAGACGGGGCTCGGCACAAAGGACTTTATTGCCCCCGACAGCTTTGACTTCCGCCAGCCCCGGCTGTTCCGCATGGGCCAGTATTGGGGCGCGGCCTCCTACTTGCAGATTTTGGCGTCGGAGCTCTCTGACAAGCTCCTGGCGGAAATTTTGGAGCTTGACGCGGAAATGACCGTGACCCTCCATATCCAGACCGTGGATCAGCTAAAGGCGATTAAAACCATCAAGGGGAAAATTTCTGACATTGGAAAAATGAAAGTGGAGGAACAGCGCAAAGCTGTCCGGGCCGGATATGACCCCGACATTCTGCCGCCCGACCTTATCACATTTTCCAAGGACGCGGCGGAGCTTCTGGCCGACCTCCAGTCCCGCAACGAGCGGATGTTCCTCTTGACCTTTACCGTGGTAAATCTGGCCCCCACCCGCCAGCGGCTGGAAAATGATATTTTCACGGTGGGCGGTATCGCGCAGAAATACAACTGCACATTGAAGCGGCTGGACTGGCAACAGGAGCAGGGCTTTGTTTCCTCCCTGGCCCTGGGCGGGAATGAGGTGGAAATCCAGCGGGGCATGACTACCAGCTCCACGGCGATCTTCATTCCCTTTATGACCAGGGAGCTCCGCATGGCCGGGCCGTCCCTCTATTACGGCATGAACGCACTTTCCCACAACGTCATTATGGCGGACAGGAAAAAGCTGAAATCCGCGAATGGGCTCTACCTGGGCTCTACTGGCTCCGGCAAGAGCTTCGCGGCAAAGCGGGAGCTGCTCAACGTCTTTCTTACCATTCCCCAGGATCGGATTATCATTGTAGACCCGATGGGCGAATATGCCCCGCTGGTGCGGCGGCTGGGCGGCCAGGTGATTGAGATTGCCCCGGACAGCCCTAATCACATTAACCCTATGGACATCCAGATGGGCGGCAACGACGAGGACAGCCCCCTTTCCATGAAAGCTGATTTTCTGCTGTCCCTGTGCGAGCTGGTGGTGGGCGGCAAGGAGGGCTTACAACCGATTGAGAAAACCGTCATAGACCGCTGTGTGCGGTTGGTCTACCGGGATCTGGCCCTGGGCGTGGGGGACGGCAGGATGCCCTTGCTCCAGGACTTGTACGAGGAACTTTTGAAACAGCCGGAGCCGGAGGCCCGGCGCGTGGCGACGGCCCTGGAGCTCTACTGTACAGGCTCCCTTAACCTGTTCAACCATCCCACGAATGTCAAAACCGACTGCCGTGTGGTGTGCATCGTGCTCAAGGGCATGGGAGACAATCTCCGAAAAATTGCGATGCACGTCACAAATGAGTTTGTCAATTCCTCGGTCAATACCAACTATCAGAGCGGCATCTCGACTTGGTGCTACTTTGACGAGTTCCATGTTCTGCTCCGGGATCAGCTCACCGCCAGCTATTTTGTTTCCATCTGGCAGATGCTCCGCAAACGGGGCTGTGTGCCCAGCGCGTTGACGCAGAACGTCAAGCACCTGCTGGCCAGCCCGGAAATCCAGAATATTCTGGACAACACGGATTTTATGATCCTGCTGTCCCAGGCGCAGAGTGACCGGGCAATTCTGGCAAAACAGCTCGGCATTTCCGAGCATCAGCTTTCCTATATCACACACAGCAATTCCGGCGAGGGCCTGCTGTTCTATGGGAATGTGACCATCCCCTTTATGGATCGTTTCCCCCGTGGGGAGATTTACGATCTTCTGACCACCCGCCCGGAGGATTTGAAAGATGGCGCGGCGGGATAA